The sequence CTCTGTCCCGAATTTCTTCATTAACATGTGCACGGAGGTGGTTCCAGACAGGGCACGGGGTCCGGATATTTTTCTGTCTAGAATCCTTCTTGGCTTCTAGGGATTTTTTCGTGTTTTTCGGCCAAGTTCCGACGTGGCATCGCATTGTTTgactttttcttcaatatttaagtcTTCTCAACTTTTATTCAAACCTACAAACGCATAAAAGTATGACAAAATCGGCGCAAAAGTCGGAATAAAAATGCCAAATAAGCACGAATAAGGCAAAATAAAGTGTCAAATAAACGATATAATTTGTGCTTATCAATTATGCATGGTTTAGAGGTTGCATGCATGAAAACACAAACCATGGTTAAAGAATTTGCTTGAGTTTGACGACATAGAAGAGGGAACAATAAAACACTTGTGATTTAGGTGCATAAGCTGCCTCGCGGCCCGAAAAAGAAATGAACAATCAAGCTAGAATCAAGCTGGTGATTACCTTTCCCAGGAGTAACGAGTAAATTATATCTGAAGACATGTACatgttttttttacaaatataaAAGGAACCAGCATTTTGGGCTCATTATTTGTTGAGAAAGATAGCCAAAATTAATTGAATTTTATGTAGCGGAAGTTTTTGATTCTTTTTTCTTATACTATCGGATCAAAGTGTTTCCATGATATCAATATCAATCAAGATAATAAGCACGAAGAAAACGACACAAGGATTTTTACGTGGAAAACCTAAATTAGAAAAAAACCACGGGACCTAAGTCCACCAAGAAAATCTTCACTATATCAATAATGAGTACAACACATTCCTAGAATAATAGGAGATAACAACAACGCTCCCTAGAACAACTTAGGGGATACCAAGTACTTCAAGAATAATAATTCTTGGATGACACACTCAATCTCACTTTACAAGTGGAACTCACACAAATCTAATCACATAGAAAATTCTTTCTGATGTGGAAAATCGGACATCGccgcaaccacagagcatactaaAATTTATCTAAATGACTAGGCTACAAAAAACACTATTTATTAATTGCTTGTGTTTTTGGGATTTCTTGGGATGATTTGAAACAATGGTTTTGGGGTGTATTTATAGGCAAGATTTTGGATGTTAGGTAAAGTGTGAAACCATGACAATGTGAATGGTATCAAGTTTGGTAGCCATCAAATTTGAGTTGAATTGTTGAATCCAAAatgacactacaagaaaaacgcaaAAAGACAATGGATTTTATCCATTGTCGTAGGGGGTTAAAAACTGTTGTAACTGAGGGTGTTGTTAAAAGTACgcacctacgacaacggataaaatccgttgtctttgagggaaaagacaacggataaaatccgttgttgtAGGTGCatatacgacaacggattttatgcGTTGTCGTTAGGGGcgaatccgttgtctttgatagaaacaacaacggattttatccgttgtcgtaggggcgtGCTTTTAACAATACCATCAGTTACAACAGTTTTAGatccctacgacaacggattttatccgttgttgttttttatataaaaaacaaaaaaaaaatttaaaaaataatataaatttcaatattataaataaaccaaaatttaaaatttcaaaaataaaatttaatatacaattttttagtattacaaatcactcaaaattaGAATTCTAATTCAATACAAATCATTAGAATTCTAATTCAATACAAATCGGAACATCCAAACATCAAATATACAACTTGCAGCAATTTTTCGAGCTCCTCATTGTTCCTCATGGCTCATGGTCAATAGCAAGTGTGTCGAGATTATCCTGTTCTTGTTATCACACACAGCATTTCCAACCAATTCCAACACCTTTAATCACTAACCAAAATGTTGGATAAAAAAAACGAAATATATTAATACTAACTTGGTGCCGAGGCCTAAAAGTATTTTACAGGACAACACCTACACATATTATTTCATCAACCATATCTGAAATTTGAAACCACCATTAATATACTATACGAGTCAATAATTATGCAATGTTTCAATATCACTATTTCACCATGCTAGCATTTGGAAGGCCCATTTAACATATTTTTCACGGAACAAGGATGCCAAATTTTATTGAGGAAAATGTAATCTCGAAGTAGCCATAAAATGCAAGCATAAATTACGCACTACCTTCATTATACGTGTATGGAACACATTTGAGAGGTACAAGGAACCTGCTAGAATACCAGAGATCCCTGGTAGCGTAGATCTTTTCCAGGATGACAAGAGGAGCTGCAAGATAGCAATTAGCAAAGTTAGCATAAAATAATAAGTATAAAGAAAAAGGTAACGACATAAAAGAATGAATAGGCTGGTACCtaaactcaagaaacaaaatgatactaaacaaatcaaaacaaaggcCAAATCCTCAATTCCGAATCTGTTGACCGAAGCCCAGGCTTTCATGAAAGGAACAATCGAGCTGGAGTCTCCGATGGCGTGGTGATTGGAGAAACCCAGGCAGATTCCATGGTCTGGGAACAGTGTCACCTGCACAGCTAACACAGGGAAAACCACAACATCCGTCGAATGAGTAGCCGGCGGGAGATTCGGAACACAGGCGTACAACTCATCGGCAACTCGAGGGTGGTTCCCGGTGAGGTGATTGAAGTCTTTCATGCATTCGGCTATGGTAAGCGACACAGAGTCTCCCACCACGAATCTCGAATAGGGCCTGCTGGAATCCAGAGGATGGACGATAATCCCAGAAAGTGGCATGAAATGCTTGAGCGTCTGGAGCAACGATTCCTTGAGTTTGGGGACGATGGATTCCACGAAAAAAGACTTGGAGATGGGGAAATCGAAGAACATCAGACGCTCCACTGGGTGGAAATAGATACATACCTCATCAAACACCTTCctggaaatatatatatatacatcaatCACGATTCAAGTTCCGGATTCTCGGTGAAAATGTAAACCTCATCAAACCCCTTCCTGGAAATAtaagaaaaaagaaaacaaggAAACAAGTTACTTGATGGTCAAATTACTACAAATTCACCAAtgtctttattattattattattattattattattatttttgtaaatttttcagATATTAACTTTTTCACATATTTTTGCGCATAGTGATAATATTTGAGAATGGTTACAATCCTATGAGAAAATTAATTTAAGCTAGCAGTTTTAAAGTTcctattattttaaatatgtgtGTGTGCATAATAACTCTTTTTCATTTTCGATCAGAATTTCAATAGTTGGATTAAactaataatataacaatatttgACCCAAAAAATAGTACATAAAATTTAGAACATATTAGTCACATGATGCGTAAACACTATATTAACTCTAGCaagaataatattaaaaaatgattcacaaaaaaattgagaaaGTGGAGCTCGCACATTATGACAGTGAAATATGAGGTAGGAATTAATGCAAACTACTAGATGGAGTAGAATCTATTCGGTGAAGAAATCATTCATTAAAGAACTGATGATCATATATACCCATAAATCCACATTATTCACAACTCATCTCTGAATGTATGCATCCCCATGAAAAAAAGGTTGTTTCGTGTTCCTTGGTTTTCCACCGCAGCCTCTGTATTCATACAATTCACAGGAAGTATATACACATCTGGGCACCCTCTGAAATGAAGTTTCGAGAGGTACACTGCCACAAGTAACAACCTACAGTACACAATCACTCTATGATGTAAAGTGTAAGAAAAAATCACTGAGGAGAGCAGAGCACCAATGCTTAACAAGATTCAGGCCACATCCAGCAAATAGTTTAGCAGCACAATAGAAACTGGGTGAGCACCAATGTTTAACAATATTCCAAAAGCAAGAGACCAAGAATCTCCGTATTAGTAACTCAAACATGTTGACATGGTGAATTGGTTGGAAGATGAAACTTGAGTTCTTGTAACACTCTACGCCTCCAAAGACATCTCTAAGAAAATGAGATCAGATTCAGAACTATCTTATATTTTCCAAGTTTAAAGAGAAAAGTCACACAAGGCAAAGCTAAAGGTGACGATAAAACAATCTTTCAAGTCCtcaacaaggttaaaaataaaaagataaagcAATACGAAGCCACGTACACAAATTGAAGCACAATGTATTGCCTTTTCTCAGTGAATAACACTGCAAAAGTAGAAAATTCCAGCAGCCACCATTTTTTACTTGAAAATTAGCACAGAAAACGCCAAACCAAAACTTACCAAAAGTTAcaagtattaatataatatatgtagTAGAATGGATTGTTTCCTGTATATGCATAATAAGTTAAATATCAAGTCCTATCTAGCTAGCTAGCTCACAAGAACATGGTAATTAAAATCTGCTACCTCAACTTATGCCAACCAGCCATACCCTCCCCCCTCCCCACCCCGAGAGAGTATACATGGGTGCCAATATGTATCCTAAATCCTAATCATGTatcttctttatttttcttacatTCCATCATTTACACACAGTCGGACTGATGGTTGTGTCTCGCCACTGTCGAGTTCTCGATCTTCAAAGCCCCTTCAGCTGTTGAACTAATCCGGCTAGTGCAGCCAACTTCTTGAATGCATTCGCACCGACCACAAAAGATGCTTTGGCGATCGATATCATTCTTGTCAACTGCAAAACGAAAGAATAAGTTACAAGTTAGCTCTAACTtgtgttgattgatatgcttgcaAGTTGAATCATATATCAAGATGTGTGGAATTCATGAACCTCACATTTATGAAGTttcaaattcttggaagcttgatgatttgtttattttaattttttttttttgtatatggACGAAGTATGGTTTATAAGAAGCTCACCGGAGGCGATTAAGGAAGCCAAATTAATGTTGATATTATCAATCTCTACGACCTCTTCACCAATGGTGCTCAACTGCCAAAACAATGGCCAAAAGAGAGTTCAGCAACTGCCTAGGAAATGTCTTTATGCCAATTTACCTGCAAATTATTTATAGTGCAGAAGCAGACAAGTAAATCATAAGGATGCACTTCAAATCTTGTGAGCCGCAAATGTCTTTATGTAGAATCAATAGATTT comes from Henckelia pumila isolate YLH828 chromosome 4, ASM3356847v2, whole genome shotgun sequence and encodes:
- the LOC140894598 gene encoding malonyl-coenzyme:anthocyanin 5-O-glucoside-6'''-O-malonyltransferase-like, yielding MFFDFPISKSFFVESIVPKLKESLLQTLKHFMPLSGIIVHPLDSSRPYSRFVVGDSVSLTIAECMKDFNHLTGNHPRVADELYACVPNLPPATHSTDVVVFPVLAVQVTLFPDHGICLGFSNHHAIGDSSSIVPFMKAWASVNRFGIEDLAFVLICLVSFCFLSLAPLVILEKIYATRDLWYSSRFLVPLKCVPYTYNEVIKGVGIGWKCCV